The following nucleotide sequence is from Lathamus discolor isolate bLatDis1 chromosome Z, bLatDis1.hap1, whole genome shotgun sequence.
ATATCCTAAGCAAAAAAAGTTCCAGTTAGATACATTTAATAGATATATGGGAATTATATTTGATACAGTTGCTAAAATTTTAAAAACCCTAAAACTGTTTTATATCTACTGTTAAGTTCTCCTTCTTGCTCTGTAAAAAAGAGTTCTGAAAGCCCTTGTTTATTATATCCTCTATGTATCACATAATTGCTTTGTTATCCAAGTTAAACAGTTaggtgctgcagtgtgtgcttttTGTATAAAGTGGattattccatttctgcttACAATAAGGGGTAGAAATATCTGGAAAGTAGATAATTGAGCTGCAGTTTGGTTTCATTCAGTCTGACTGAATAGTACGTTTGTTTAGCCAGCCCTAAGTTTTTCTCCCACAAACAAGCTATATATGAGCTGCCACTGTTAAAAAGGCAGTTTGAGTTTGCCCTTAAATAtagttcatttaaaaaacaaaaaaaaaggcaagtgtCCACttctttaaaacataaaaaggtGAATTTTGTCTTGTTAAGGAGTATATATGATCACCATCCACTTGCAGAACTGCTTGTAAGAAGAGTTTCTCAATAGGAGTACTACCAGATTATGACATTCTTTTTTGGTAGTGCTCTGGTGGTTTAGGTGGTGGTTTAGGTGTGTCCTGTTCCTCCTTCCCCATTCACATACATATATCCCTGTATTTCTTGCTTGTTGTAGTTGCGTATGCCCAGATTTTGCTGACCACCACGGTTTCTTCTGTATACTCTACAAAACATTGGCACCTTCTGTAAGCTCtgtgccagccccagccccagttCTCTTAGCTCTGTGCCTCCAGTATCTCATACCTTAGGCAAACAGTCCTTGCCCCCAGCTAGCTCATGGTCCCCGTAGCAGCAGCCCTGCCACTCTGCTTGTTACTAAGAACTTGCTCTTGGTTGTAGTTGGAAGTGTCCACAAAGTCATCTTCCCAGGCCCCCTGCTGAAGCAGGCTAACCTGGAACTAGCTGCAGAGTCCCACCTCTCATCATATGcaagatgctccagtcccttcacACTCTTAGTGGCCCTTTGCCGGAGTCAATTGCCAGTAGCCCCATGTATCTCATACTGGGGAGCCCATCTGGACTCATCTCTCCAGAGGTGGTCTTGCCAGTGCTGAGGATAAAGGGAAGCATCACTTACCTCTACCAGCTGGCAACACTTCTAAGCAGCCCAGGATATCACTGGCCGCCTTTGCCACAGGTGATGCTGCTGGCCTGATATTCAACTTGTATTTAACAAGTTGAATTTCCTCAAAACTGCTTTCTAGCCAGGCAGCCTTCAGCATGTGCCGGTGCCTGGTATTGTTCCTCCTTAGGCAGCCTCTAGTTCTCCCCTTCTCTGTACTTCTTGCATatggaaatactgtaaaattCTAAAACtatataaagaaaaggaaagtttgGTTGGTTGATTAAGGAGTCctataatattaatattttggtACAGAATTTAAATCTATAAttcttttcatatatatttccttattttaagaTCCGCAAATGCAAGTAATGAATAGCTAATTACTAGAAAGTATTGTCAaagttttattgctgtttttttcttgcttttgagGTTATTAccagtattttttcttaattatgaCCACTAGATGACACTCTTCACCAGTGTCTGTTTAGAAAGTTGAGTATTGTATCAAAGAACGGGGAGGTGACCTGTCTCTGCCGCCTTCAGAGAGGTGAGGTTAAATATGCTTACGTATTCCATAATGGAGACTGCTTTTATAGCCTATCCGTAGTATCCCAAACAAAGTTAATTACTGCACTTTCATGActtagttctttttttcctgtggtgtTTTGGTTCCTAAGCAgctagcagttgtttttctaatATCCAGCCTAAAATATAGTTGTGACAGCTAGATCTTGTTTCCTTATTCTTTATACCCTCTCTGGAGAAGAGCTGATTGCTGTGCTTTCCAAAAAAATGTTGCTCAAATCAGAAATACAAGGTGTTGAAGGCAGGAGAATAGCCAGCAGTAAGTTAGTAGCCAAACTTACTTAGCTGAGGAAAGAAGAATGCGGGATGCCTAAAGGCTTTTTCATGGCAATTTGCCTAAAAACTCCTCCTTCCAAACATTAACTGCGTTAATAAAGGATGTTTATCTGTAAATCATGTCCTGTGTATGTCTCTTGACCCTTATAGCAGTAACAGCATTACTTTTACAACTTGCAAAACCATTATGCTTTTCAAAAAGTCTCTTCTTGACTAATTGGCTTGCAAAAAATCTGAAGGGCCTAGATCTATGTTTTCTAAACCTCTCACTGTTTTTCTTGGTCTCCTCTGTATTACCTTCTGCCTAAATTATCTTTAAAGGGTCCTGTCCCAAAGTGTGTATAGTATTTTATGTGAGATTTCATTAGGTCCAGATAGCATATCGTGTCGATAGCATTTTAGTGTCGATGCATACaacatttctgtcattttaaaaagaaaaagaaaaagtctctTACAGGTTTTAAATCTTGCACTGCAATCAGAGGGTTTTTAGCTTGTGATATAATGTAATATCTGTactcttttctgctctgtttttgcCCAGTTAGCTAGACTTCATTGTAATacgtgattttcttttttcagctttataTGACGTAACTTTCAGTTTCATGTAGTAATTTCAGGCTGTTGCCTATATAATTTATTACTTCGTGTAATACTTTTTTACTATGTATTTGTTAGCGCCAGTCCCATTCTTCCTCCTTAGATTGCAGAACTGAGAGTAACTGATTTAAGAGACTACAATGTTTACTGCTTACGCAACACGTTCCTAAGTAACTAATAAATTAAGAATCTAATTAACCACACCACTCTTACTAATTTGTAACAATAGTATTTTTCACATTACACAATTACATATAAAGCGCTTCATAATCACTCTTAAATCTGATGATGGGttacttttttttaagtagGCAGTATTGCCATCTACCTCCAGTTGCTACATTCACACTCCTCCAGTCATTTCCTGCTGACACAGCTGGTTGCTTGGATTATTTGGCTACTGGGCTGCTTTTCGTGGTGTcatcattatttttctgcagtattCAGGTTAAATAGTCACCTGTGGTATTTATATGTTTACTCTGATAAATACTTGTGTACCAAGTAGCATGTGATCTGCTGTTTTGCCCACATTAATTTTTGTAACAAGTATAAAGTCTACAAAGACCTTGCTACTTAGAATATGTCGTTCTTTGCATTCCATGTAGTTTTTACTGTGTATTGTATGGACATAAGTGTAGAAGAATCTAAGAATTTGTGTTTGAAGAATCTTATGTCATTGACTAGCTCTAAAGGTGAACATTTCTGCAGCCTGCCATCATACTCAGCATTGCTGATAAACAAGAACAGCATCATCGGCTGTTCCCAGTGTCGCACAGGGTTGTAGCCTGAACAGATGTGCAGGAATTGCTAGCTTGCTGCTTAAAACTACCAGCTTCTAGAAGTGTATAGAATACAGTCAGTGGCAAACAAGATTGTACCAGCAAACATATGTAAAACAGCTGGTTAATGTGCCACTACTGACCAGCCTGGGCTGCACAGGAGGCATTTCTGGTATGGAGAATAAGCTTTGCACATGAACAATTAATCCAACATTGAATTTATAGATTGGGCCCAAAACTAAGGACTTCAGGTTTGTGAAATATCATGGAATATGAGTGAGGGAGCCCATGTTATTACATAAATTCTGTGGTGTCACTTTGAACAGTAAAGCAAAGAGTTAGCTTGGGTTATCTTGCATGGAATTGTTGTCCCCAGTCTCCAGCTGCTCATGGTAATGTGTGAAAGGGGCTGGAGGAACAGGAACTTCGAGAAGATCTTGTACCTGATTGAGCATTCGGGGAAATGGAAAGGTAATTTGTGTTGTGAATAAATTCTGTTTGCGACTGCAGCCTGATCATTCTCATGGTAGGCATCCCCCTAAATCTACCCAAATCACAATCATCTTTTTCTGGGAGAttaaaggcagaaaaggccttggtaATCTCTAAAGGCAAACAGGTTAGGAGAGAGTGTGTAACATATTGACAGATAGAACATGTCTATCCCTTGGGCTTGTCAGCTCAAAGATGTAAATGTTCTGTAGTTACAGGATGGAAAAGAGGTAACAGACTGTTCTTTCAGAGCTTAGGCACAGCATTTCAGATGCTCGATGACTTTACTGCTATTACAGAATAGGGTTGTCTTGTGCTTAAATTGCACTGTCATTTTGCTGTATGAACAGCCCTACCATCTAAACTTTGtatgaaacaaattaaaacatcaCCTCCCTAAACAGGATAGAGGTTGGCACTAATACCGATAAATTGCATATGTAATCAACATTCCCATTCTACTTACTCATTGTGTTGCTGTTGGTACCTCACATCCATAGGGCAAATATTGGGAAAATACTCATTTAGACTTTGCCACTGATTTTTATGAAGTGCAGGAATAGTGACTAGTCAATAGGATGTCTGCCAAAATGTATCACCATCCAGCATGGGATTTTTTCAAAATTAAGCTGGTATGGACTCTTCAGGCTCTTGCTGACAGTAACAATGACTTCTCTTTGTAGGGTAGGCAATACTTTCACCATCACAAGATTTTTCTGCCTCAGTCCTTGAATTCTGCTTGtataaagcagaaacaaagtTGTGGAAAATATACCCTTTGCACCAACTTTTAAGGAGCTGGGTCCACACCACTGCAGTTCGAAGTTGTTGAGACAGTTTATGAGCTTTTTAATTCTGTCACCTGTTTGAGAGAGTCACAGAGAAGCATATGGTGGCAACCTAATAGAGCAAAGCTTTCTGTGAGCCTTTTAACATTGGCATTAGTTTAAAGCACAGGCTGTTATATTCTTAGGTGGCCTGTTAAGTTTTCATCTCTGATTTGTGGCAAAGGCTACATCAAAGTTTCCTTACAATGAAGACATGGTTCCAAGCGGTTGTCTGAATTACCCATGAAAACTTGATTAAGCCATTCCAGAGTCCCACTTCCCTATAGCTGACACCTGCAATAGTTAACACAACTGAAGCATTGACAGGTTACTGGCTGGTGTCCTGCAGTAatgctttgtttgctttctgcgGTAGATGCAGTATTCAAAATAACAATCAGATGCACCATTACATACAAACAGTATGTCTCTGGTGCCTGTTACAGTCTTTCCAAATGTTCACTGGTATCTGAATTGAGCCAATTAATATTACATCAACACGTGTATAGATCTTTTAGTAATGTGCTATCATTTTTCTTATGCTTGCAGAAGCAAGAATTTACTTAGTTGTTGCTTAGGAAACCAaaacaggtttttgttttttggtgggtttttttttttgctacctGAATTTGTGGAGATAGTTCTAGCTGTTGCTAGTAATTACATCTGGAATGTTTCCTCAAGTATATATATTAAATTGATAGCTACCACTTCTTAAAACACTTAAGTTTAATCTCACTGGTTAGACATTCACTAATTcattaattaaaaccaaatatcAGGCTTTCAACTGAAATAGTGTTAAACAATttgttgattaaaaaaaccccagtcaCAAATGGTTCAGAGTTAGGCTTCTGAACCTGTCTTTTGCCTGTCTGTAAAGAATACTGTGTCAAGGCAACCAAAATACATGTAACTTAGATTATATTTTTTGTTGTATTGGAAATTACTGTTCTGTTTCAGGTGCTGTTCAACTAAAACAGATTCACAGGTGCTAACTAGTATAAtatagtggggtttttttaaatcattaaagcatatgaaatatttcaagtaGAGcgtattaaatattttaagtgtaTTATATGGttgttttgatttcaaaatTAGATACATGTAATCAGTGCAGCAGACTGTACAAGTTCTGTGTGTACAAGGTTCCACATGCCTATCTGACGGATAGCACAACTcatccctctccctccctgttTCGTCATTGGTAATGCTTTATAGGATGCATGATTCATACCATACAATAGAGAGACAGTGCAGTAAACAGCTCTCATACGTCTAAATAATCATGTTGGTTTTGGTAAACTACAGTGGAAAGGAACagtgtgtttttctttgcacTTGCACCTAGCCACTTGGTAACACATGTGTAAACATCTGTGAAACGTTTCTTTTCTTGTCACAATTGTACCTATTGccaattatgttttttttttcctgcaggctGCTCTGACTCTTCCACGGAGACCATTTCTTCACTGTTCTACTGTGATTCCTGTTGTGGCTCTGACATTAAAGTTTATTATGCACCTTTTCAGGCTTAAGGATTCATGGTGCTTTCTTCCCTGGATGTTGTTCATATCCTGGACCTCTCATCACATCCGTGATGGGATTCGTCATGGCCTCTGGATCTGCCCATTTGGAAAAACTCCTCCTTTGCCATATTGGCTCTATGTGGCAATTACAGCATCTTTACCTCATCTATGTTCATTTGTTATGTATTTAACAGGCACTAGAGAATTAATGTCTATAAAACATGGAATCCGCATTGATGTATAAGAATGAAGTCTCTTAAAGGCTATTAAGGCTTGAATATTTAAGGACTGTGTGAAGGCAAACTTACTTATTACAgtaaagcagaagctgtagtGAAGATTTGGGAAGATTCAGGAAGATTCAgataagagaaaattaaaattgctCGAAATGTGAGTTTGCTTACAGACCTTACTACTGTCCTcataaacagcatttttcattaAGTGCAATGTCATCCATGAAATTTAGTATTATTACATGGAAATGCAAATTTCCTCATAAATAGGTTCCCTAACAAAACATGTTACTATGTTGCATGTTCGTAATGTAGTAATTTGTGCTGGGATctattcagttttcatttacaGAAATTTCTCAGAAAAAGTCCCAAAGTAAAAATACAGCTCTTGTCTGGGTTACAGTGTACAAGCTGAGAATTGTCTATTAATCattgttttactaatttttttgtTCATTGAACTCCATTGTCCATTAAGGAGATGGGACCTTAATTCCAGTTTGTGATGAGCAGCAGTCAAAAGGGTTTATGTTTATAGAAGAGCATGTATAGGGTCGCATGTGCTGAGCTGAAGTTATCAAAGGAAGTAAAGATTAGGTGATATGTTCATACTAGACTTATGTGGGTAAATATATCTTAGTATAAAGTGCAAAAAAGTTACAGAAGATACTAACTGGGTTGACTGGCTTATTGAGTACCAGAGACCTATGACTGCAAAGTACTAGAGGCTGTCTGCTGCACACTAAGCTAGTTACAGAAAGTGTTCCACCTTTTAAAATGTGCCTTCCAAATGGTCTCTGCCCTATTTGTTCTTCATGTAAGAAAGGTATGCTTAGGGAAACTAATAAAAAATGTGTTGGTTTAGAGCCGtcagagcaggaacttttatcCAAAGGCTTAATGGTTTAGAAGAGGAGGAGCATTGTTCATGCATTTACTTCTAGCCTGTATTTTAAACTATAGGCTATGAAATTCCAGTTATGAATATATTTTGTGCAAGAAGTGAACACTTAAATCCTTGCAGCAAATTTTCTGAATACTTGTTTCATAGTATAATACTCGTATAATTTTGCACTTTATAATATATAGATCTGTTGCAAAGGGAAATGCATATAGGAACAAAGTGGAGAAttgcattttctcatttttagatTGTAGCTGTAACATTTTTTGTAACTCTATGTCCACCAACAGTCCTTAAGATTGGTATGGTACTGTACTGTCCTGGCTCTATGGTTAAGGTGTATCTTCAGTAGTTTAAAAACACATATTTTCATTCTCTGTATAGTGATTTTTATGagtttttttttacaataatttTCATCTGTGTTTCAGGATATTACTTTTCTGGTCATGTTCTTGTAGCAGTTCTACCACAGCAACAGGTGAATGCCACTTAGAAATATATTAAGGAAGGTAGCAAGAACATGTGACACTTAaattgtttctctccctgcagacCTACCTGGCAGTCTCGCATCCTGGCATTCAGGCAACTTCACCTCAGGCCATTGACAGCTTTTCAGAGTAAACTGACAGGTTGCATGTAATGCTGTAATTTGTGGGTAACAGGTTATAGAACAATGGCAAAGTTCATGTCATCTAGGAGATACGCCTGCCTATTAGGAATGAATTGCCTAACAATTCCTTACCAGTATTTCATGTGCATTTCAAATTCATTGGTATTTCCAACTATGCATTGATACCTACCATGTGTAGCAAAACCATGGCAAAAATAAACGAAGACACTAAAACCATAATGAATTTGTGCTTTTACTGCATGCTTTACAGTAAAGGGTAAATGTGAAGTACAAAAAGTGTGTgaattacacaaaaaaaaaaaaaaaacaaacttaaaaAGCTCAAGTTAATAATTCTGTGCACAATTCATGATACTAAAACAATATTTCAGTGGTTCATTTGCTGTTCTAATCTAAACTCTTCCATGTATTTTCAAGTGGTACTTACCAAGTGGAAGAAAGTGTGGTGGTTTCCTTTATTGTTAgaactttgctgctttttttcctgtttaatggACTGCTATTGTAGAAAGTAGATACTAACAATTGccaagtttaaaagaaaagcgTTAGAATGTTTCTTCTCCCCAGTCCTCCAGAAACAAGGCAAAATTTTTCCTAATGCCCCAGTAGCCGTAACAGGAAGACTAAACACATTTCTTACTAGTTTATATTACcagtttacatttaaaatgtaatctgGATTTTTCACTTGACTCCCGGTACCACTTTGTTCTACAGGGAAGCGTATTGCATCATGTGCCTTTAATTGGTTATTGATAAGAGAATTATTCATAATTGGTGCCATGCTTCAAGGGAGTTTGcattaaatggaaataatcTTAACAGCCAAGTTTATTACTAGAAGAACATTTCTTTTGCTAATGGAAATAAGGTTCCAGaatgagggaggaaaagggTTAGAATTCAGTCTAAAGGAAATGCTAGTTCATAGTTAATTTTGaacacatatatttttattccatCAGCTACTATCAGTATGAAGCTAAATGAAATGCATCAGAAGAGTACATTTCTGTTTAATGGAGCCAATCTATATTCTGTCAATTATGTAAATGTATTCAGGACAGAATAAATTTTATATTACAGGTGTTGCACAGCATGGGCTTTGTTCAACCAGTAGTTCTGGATCCATGATCTAGGTTTTGTTTCCCTGCTACAGGCAGACCTTGCACTGAGACAAAGGAAGGGCTGTTGGTTTAAAATAGACTTtgcatccattaaaaaaaaaaccaaaccacaataATAAggcttttcttcaaaataatgaattagttacttcagttattttttaaaattttccacATTTCATGGCTTCTACGCTGAATTCTGTATTGTAGAACTGTTTTCTATTATGTATAACATAGACCCACTATTAAAGATAAATAGTACTTATATATCTCACACACTGATCTTTCCGTCTGTGTTCATATAATCATCTTCCATTGCTTAACCTAATTTTGTATCAAATTTGCCTAGGGTAAGGAGGAGTGTTTGTCTCAATGACTAGGAAACCCAGGTATGCTACTAGTTAGCAAAAACGTTTTAATGCAGTGTTAAGAAAATTTCAGAAtgttgaaaatgagaaaagaaattatgctgcattctttttgtttgaaatgttaAGTAGATTTCTAGGCAGCTTGTAGAAACAGATTTGTTTAATCAAAACTAATTGACTGAAAACATTTGTATTAGTAAATATGGGGGAACAATCTGTGTGAAAATGGATTTGTATACTGAAACTGTTGCAGGGGTAATTGAGCAAGTCGGACGGTCATGTCCACCACAGAAACAGTTCCGTTGTCCAAGGAATGATACTAATGTCCCTGAAGCCTTCCTCACATTGCCAAGGGAACTCAGTCTTACTTTGATCTTAGTCTTTCTCTTAAAATTTGTGTCACACTAAGTAAGGGCTCCTGGACTGGTGTGTGGTGGTTTCCTTGATCTGCTGTTCACTCCTTCCCAACAATCTTACAGATGAGCCAGAAAAGCTGGTAGTTGTGAGTGCTGGTACAGGAACTGGGTAAAGAAATGAAACCAAAGATAGCAGATGTAACAGTGGCACAAAGAATTTACAAGGTCATTAATGCTGCTAGTTTCACTTttatgtttcagtttaaattgcTGATagtcaaacaaaaccaacttctTTTTATATATTACTGCCAACAATTTAGAAGCAAGTTTTGTGGTGACTGCTCTAAAAGCCTGAAGTATTTCTGGGATAAATGAATACTGTAAGATTCAAGTAATAAGGCTTTATCCATCTATTTTCAACAAaagcatttatgtatttttattcatttaactGTGCATAATGTATAGACACAGGCACTCGTTTCCCTGATCTTGCCAAGGAAGCACGTTTGGGGTTTGGAGAGTTTTGATATAGAATAGTCTAGATAATAAAACCTTTTAACACAagtaattaatcttttttttttattagtccTTGGAGAGATAGATCTTCCCTTTTTCTAGATATGTTTTGTTAATGTGAAAGTTTTGAGTGATTTACAAGCATGTTTTGGGTGAATGTTCTGTATTCCTTGTACATCAAACATAAATAAGCCAAACAAATGCACTTACAACTTCATACCGTAAAAATGTATGCACATGATttatcattttttccccaaagtaaaAACAATTTAATGTGCTTTTGCATCTTGCTTCATGCATCTTGCATGTCTTTGTAAATGTTGACTGAGTGGTATTTCTAGTAGTTTTATATGGGTACAGAGACAGTACGGAGCAGCGTTTCATGCACTCTTCTTGTGCGTGACTTAACTTCAGGTTAGATGAAAAGTTTGCTTCTGCTTCAGTGTACCTGACCCACATACCTCAGCTGGGTTCTGCAAGACTAGATGGCAGACTCTGTCTCATCACAGAGTCCCTTTGTATTCAGCATTTATCTAGTCTGTCTGTTGGTGCTTGAAACATGATTCATCTCTTCCTAAAAGAGAAGTCTACTTCTGTTCTACTAAATTGCATTCTAGTTGCCACAGATTGTATTTAATTAGAAGGTAGGTGGCTAAAATTGAGGTTGTAGATTGGGCTTGTCTTCCTATCATTCACCATGATTTCCTATTGCTGAAGAAGGGAACTGTCTTTTCAAGAACTCTTTTATCCAGGTGATTACTTGATATGCAGAAAAGcgtaaaaaagtgaaataactAAAGCCATATCCCATGAGTCACTTCACATAACTTCTAGACTGACACATTTCAGCTTTTTGAAATGAATTGtagtttttaaaatgcagaacaaaCATGTATTGTAAAattagattattttctttctcaaaatctAAATCTGTCCAAAGCCAGGAGATTCTCTTTAAAAGGTTAAACCATTTCAGTTAATATATTTATCATGGCTGAAATTTCTGATGCCAAGTCCTTGCTTCAGTTTGTATTTCCTTGAAAAAATACATGGCTCTGGCTGCAGTGTATGGGAACTTAGGCTAGGAACATGAAGTACTGTAAAAGTTTGatcctctttctcctttggaAGTTGACTTAGAAGAGGCTGTACAGCAGAGCTTGTACTAGGTACTGTCAGTCTCTCCTAATTGCAATATATGAAAGTGGATCATCTGTTATTGTCATGATAAATATTTATTGCCATT
It contains:
- the TMEM267 gene encoding transmembrane protein 267, encoding MASETEKAHALLQTFSTASVISSLGLGVFCFVADRLLQFSFIQQNDWLRAFCDNAVHGILGMWSWAIVIGLRKKSDFTEVTLAGFLSSVIDVDHFVLAGSLSLKAALTLPRRPFLHCSTVIPVVALTLKFIMHLFRLKDSWCFLPWMLFISWTSHHIRDGIRHGLWICPFGKTPPLPYWLYVAITASLPHLCSFVMYLTGTRELMSIKHGIRIDV